Proteins encoded in a region of the Luteolibacter flavescens genome:
- a CDS encoding ATP-binding protein → MSETSPHPPSLETLKTALGERFGVLAESNTHQLTVIARNTDVAVGDLFLLPCKRGPERFYVFRTTQYANVMNRTLDMNDVARNKLTMLGSYLSQDLAEENLIELKGIVLGFAQRDDDVWTFHRPRRLPEHLTEVYRVDAGDPAVADVVRTLMESQLGSDGLYIGDVLAGETPLAGVRVQLPAYALSHHLGIFGRTGCGKSNTMMVFLSSIMDHNRLVATGERQDRRCSILAIDPHDEFQTWHHRIGGRDGIRGIVHGYTTGQRENLVDPFYYLTGRQPATPGLERPLELSWADITPQDLASVIEMTDQQLSFSNRFFSQPDASGQASGDRWIRDLFDLTKEAAENDSRSSDVHPGTIDGVKRRLGFLQAGNNRIFTEYSPHDGKPYDSILPDVIVAMERGRVVIVDTTLVSEVEQFMFSTVVARVLFLLRKALRSSDDPARLETEIRSALGNDDDSGNTGMQALADELWSRVEAGALPYLVGDRVVSTDDLPYVNVVIEEAPSVLNPERIRFGSVFRDISRQGRKFGIGLTVISQQVTAIDQGILTQINTELTMALGNEEERRAAVRNASADLTGFERELQVMGKGQALATASYRDIPLPTQAPNFDTL, encoded by the coding sequence ATGTCTGAAACCTCCCCCCATCCGCCGTCGCTCGAAACACTCAAGACTGCCCTGGGTGAGCGCTTCGGCGTGCTCGCCGAAAGCAACACCCACCAGCTCACGGTGATCGCCCGGAACACCGACGTGGCGGTCGGCGACCTCTTCCTGCTTCCATGCAAACGCGGCCCCGAACGCTTCTACGTCTTCCGTACTACCCAATACGCCAACGTCATGAACCGGACGCTGGACATGAACGACGTGGCGAGGAACAAGCTCACTATGCTAGGGTCTTATCTCTCGCAGGATCTGGCCGAGGAGAACCTCATCGAGCTAAAAGGCATCGTCCTCGGTTTCGCGCAGAGAGACGACGATGTCTGGACCTTCCATCGCCCCCGTCGACTCCCTGAGCACCTCACCGAAGTCTATCGTGTTGACGCCGGAGATCCCGCGGTCGCCGATGTAGTGCGAACCCTGATGGAAAGCCAGCTCGGGTCCGATGGTCTCTACATCGGTGATGTCCTTGCCGGGGAAACTCCACTTGCCGGAGTGAGGGTCCAACTCCCGGCCTACGCCCTCAGCCACCATCTGGGGATCTTCGGTCGCACCGGCTGCGGCAAGAGCAACACCATGATGGTATTTCTTTCCTCCATCATGGATCACAATCGCCTCGTTGCGACGGGAGAGCGTCAGGACCGGCGTTGTTCCATCCTGGCCATCGACCCTCACGACGAATTTCAGACCTGGCACCACCGCATCGGCGGGAGGGATGGCATCCGCGGCATCGTGCATGGCTACACTACCGGGCAGCGGGAAAACTTGGTCGATCCCTTCTACTACCTGACTGGCCGCCAGCCCGCGACGCCAGGTCTTGAGCGGCCGTTGGAGCTCTCTTGGGCGGACATCACTCCGCAGGACCTCGCCAGCGTCATCGAAATGACCGACCAGCAGTTGTCGTTCTCCAACCGCTTCTTCAGCCAGCCCGATGCATCGGGGCAGGCAAGCGGAGACCGCTGGATCCGCGACCTTTTTGACCTGACCAAGGAGGCCGCCGAAAACGATTCTCGCAGTTCCGACGTCCACCCCGGAACCATCGATGGGGTCAAGCGGCGCCTCGGCTTCCTCCAGGCCGGGAACAACCGCATCTTCACCGAATACTCGCCCCACGACGGCAAGCCCTATGACTCCATCCTACCCGACGTCATCGTCGCCATGGAACGGGGTCGGGTAGTCATCGTGGACACAACGCTCGTCTCGGAGGTGGAGCAGTTCATGTTCAGCACTGTGGTCGCACGGGTGCTCTTCCTGCTGCGCAAAGCTCTGCGTAGCTCGGACGATCCCGCTCGCCTCGAAACCGAGATTCGCAGCGCTCTCGGCAACGACGACGATTCCGGCAACACGGGGATGCAGGCTCTCGCGGACGAGCTGTGGAGTCGGGTCGAGGCCGGTGCCTTGCCGTATCTGGTCGGGGATCGAGTCGTTTCCACCGACGACCTGCCTTACGTCAACGTGGTGATCGAAGAGGCCCCCAGTGTGCTCAATCCCGAGCGCATTCGCTTTGGCAGCGTATTCCGCGACATCAGTCGCCAGGGGCGGAAGTTTGGCATCGGCCTGACCGTGATTAGCCAGCAGGTTACGGCAATCGATCAAGGAATCCTCACCCAGATTAACACCGAGCTGACCATGGCGCTTGGCAACGAGGAGGAACGCCGCGCCGCCGTCCGCAATGCCTCGGCGGATCTGACCGGATTCGAGCGTGAACTGCAAGTGATGGGCAAAGGGCAGGCTCTTGCCACGGCTTCCTATCGCGATATCCCTTTGCCTACTCAAGCGCCCAATTTCGACACCCTCTGA